The following coding sequences lie in one Microbacterium sp. XT11 genomic window:
- a CDS encoding DUF58 domain-containing protein — MTTEALQTAQTAPAEPSAGWRDVAAVVGARVLARLRLIASAIRPLAWVLMALAVAFWILGQTAGWAEFTIAAVVVAITVAVCALFLVGRTAYDVSLDLARTRVVVGERAVGALTLANRGTRAILPSRVVLPVGSGRGEFGIQRLAPGEEAEELFAIPTHKRGVVKVGPVSVVRGDPLGLFERAHRRDDPVDLFVHPKTVLFDGQSLGYLRDLEGLPAADLSRDDVSFHALLEYQPGDDLRHVHWKSTARTGTMMVRQYEETRRSHFVIGLSRSSGDYATDDDFELGISIAGSIGLRAIRDSQRVDVRVQGRALAAGTGKQLLDSLAAIEHSRPRDGGIGDLAGVVARTMPLASVVVLVCGSRVGADDLRLACSRLPFGARVIAVVADRSAAAPALRRIGDADVVTIGSLEQTPLALLKVLS; from the coding sequence ATGACGACGGAGGCACTCCAGACCGCGCAGACGGCGCCCGCCGAACCGTCCGCCGGGTGGCGCGACGTTGCGGCGGTCGTCGGCGCCCGCGTGCTGGCGCGCCTCCGCCTCATCGCGTCGGCGATCCGTCCGCTGGCGTGGGTGCTCATGGCCCTCGCCGTCGCCTTCTGGATCCTGGGCCAGACGGCGGGCTGGGCGGAGTTCACGATCGCCGCGGTCGTCGTCGCCATCACGGTCGCGGTGTGCGCGCTGTTCCTCGTCGGTCGCACCGCGTATGACGTCTCGCTCGATCTCGCCCGCACGCGCGTCGTCGTCGGCGAACGCGCCGTCGGCGCCCTGACGCTCGCGAACCGCGGGACGAGGGCGATCCTCCCGTCGCGCGTCGTGCTCCCCGTCGGATCGGGTCGCGGCGAGTTCGGCATCCAGCGCCTGGCACCGGGCGAGGAGGCGGAGGAGCTCTTCGCCATCCCGACCCACAAGCGCGGCGTCGTGAAGGTGGGGCCGGTGAGCGTCGTCCGCGGCGACCCGCTCGGGCTGTTCGAGCGCGCGCACCGTCGCGACGACCCGGTCGACCTCTTCGTGCATCCCAAGACGGTGCTCTTCGACGGACAGTCGCTCGGCTATCTCCGCGACCTGGAAGGACTCCCCGCGGCCGACCTCTCGCGCGACGACGTCTCGTTCCACGCTCTGCTGGAGTACCAGCCGGGCGACGACCTGCGTCACGTGCATTGGAAGTCGACGGCCCGCACCGGCACGATGATGGTCCGCCAGTACGAGGAGACCCGGCGATCGCACTTCGTGATCGGGCTGTCACGCTCATCGGGCGACTACGCGACCGACGACGACTTCGAACTGGGGATCTCGATCGCCGGGTCGATCGGCCTGCGCGCCATCCGCGACTCGCAGCGGGTCGACGTGCGCGTGCAGGGACGCGCGCTCGCCGCGGGCACGGGCAAGCAGCTGCTCGATTCGCTGGCGGCCATCGAGCACTCTCGTCCGCGTGACGGCGGCATCGGCGATCTCGCCGGGGTCGTGGCGCGCACGATGCCCCTCGCCAGCGTGGTGGTGCTGGTGTGCGGTTCGCGTGTCGGCGCCGACGACCTGCGCCTCGCCTGCTCTCGCCTCCCGTTCGGCGCCCGCGTGATCGCCGTGGTGGCCGACCGCTCGGCAGCTGCACCCGCTCTGCGTCGCATCGGCGATGCCGACGTCGTGACGATCGGCTCGCTCGAGCAGACCCCCCTCGCACTCCTGAAGGTGCTCTCATGA
- a CDS encoding transglutaminase domain-containing protein, whose product MTSTVPERTTLPLRRWVLDIGVSALLIGVSIAGFWPTFAGPSYLLAAVGGLVLGLAIAAVAAWRRWGILVIAGLTVAAYFVFGGALALPQTAIAGVVPTLDTLQRLALGTVTSWKQLLTTVAPVSTADGHALVPFLLSLLSAVITASLALRLSHVGWALIPAGAMLVLTIALGTPEPAFPVAQGLLFAVLSIAWMALRQLWAPQNAAVSVGEVDPSRAAHMRMRRLLAGVAVLAVAGGAGVAGSAIAAPAQPRHVFRDVIIPPFNIRDYPSPLQSFRKNVRDNAEDTLFTVRGLPEGARMRIAVMDQYDGMVYNVTDGGPESSSAFTPLRSNMAPDAEGIPVSLKVEIEKYSGVWVPDAGAVSEIDFTGDRAEELRRSTYVNTETGTAVATSKLRSGDAYTVDTVMPAEIEDSQLADADFGKVALPKQSNVPEELASLAAETVAGAETPIEQVRALETFFAEGGFFSHGLEGEVLSRAGHTAERISTLVGGDQMIGDDEQYAVAMALLAREVGIPARVVMGYYPDEEDADDAEFAATGDDVHAWVEVNFEKFGWLPFNPTPPEDKVPNDQNTKPKVDPKPQVLQPPPPPQEPVDLPPTLPDDRKGEDESLNILGILGVILAVGGISLAIIALLASPFIVIGAWKAARRRSRRNAARASDRISGGWNELTDRAVDYGARIAPGGTRAEEAVTVASTLTLPEVTALAARADSEVFGPDEPTPEDVEAFWAEVDGIVGGLGKEAGFWKRMKARLSLRSLLGGTAIAGGLQSLRDAAAARVRREPGTIESSTDTTSTSAESEAS is encoded by the coding sequence ATGACGTCCACGGTGCCCGAACGCACGACTCTGCCGCTGCGGCGCTGGGTGCTCGACATCGGCGTGTCGGCTCTCCTGATCGGCGTGTCGATCGCCGGCTTCTGGCCGACCTTCGCCGGCCCCTCCTACCTCCTCGCGGCGGTGGGCGGCCTCGTGCTCGGCCTCGCCATCGCCGCGGTCGCCGCCTGGCGCCGCTGGGGGATCCTCGTGATCGCCGGGCTGACGGTGGCCGCGTACTTCGTCTTCGGCGGAGCCCTCGCGCTGCCGCAGACCGCCATCGCCGGGGTCGTCCCGACGCTCGACACCCTGCAGCGGCTCGCCCTGGGCACGGTCACCTCGTGGAAGCAGCTGCTCACCACGGTCGCGCCCGTGTCGACCGCCGACGGCCACGCGCTCGTGCCGTTCCTGCTGTCGCTCCTGAGCGCGGTGATCACGGCATCCCTCGCCCTGCGCCTGTCGCACGTGGGCTGGGCGCTCATCCCGGCCGGTGCGATGCTCGTGCTCACGATCGCTCTGGGCACCCCCGAGCCGGCGTTCCCGGTCGCGCAGGGTCTGCTCTTCGCCGTTCTGAGCATCGCCTGGATGGCGCTGCGTCAGCTCTGGGCACCGCAGAACGCCGCCGTGTCGGTGGGTGAGGTCGATCCGTCCCGCGCGGCGCACATGCGGATGCGCCGGCTGCTCGCCGGCGTGGCGGTGCTCGCGGTCGCCGGCGGCGCGGGGGTCGCGGGGAGCGCGATCGCCGCACCGGCACAGCCCAGGCACGTGTTCCGCGACGTGATCATCCCGCCCTTCAACATCCGCGACTACCCCAGCCCGCTTCAGTCGTTCCGCAAGAACGTGCGCGACAACGCAGAAGACACGCTGTTCACCGTGCGCGGCCTTCCGGAGGGCGCTCGCATGCGCATCGCCGTCATGGATCAGTACGACGGCATGGTCTACAACGTCACCGACGGGGGCCCGGAGTCGTCGAGCGCCTTCACGCCGCTGCGCTCCAACATGGCGCCGGATGCCGAGGGCATCCCGGTGAGCCTGAAGGTGGAGATCGAGAAGTACAGCGGCGTGTGGGTCCCCGACGCCGGCGCCGTGTCGGAGATCGACTTCACGGGCGACCGCGCCGAGGAGCTGCGGCGTTCGACGTATGTCAACACCGAGACCGGCACGGCCGTGGCGACGTCGAAGCTCCGCAGCGGCGACGCCTACACGGTCGACACCGTGATGCCTGCGGAGATCGAGGACAGCCAGCTCGCCGACGCCGATTTCGGGAAGGTGGCGCTGCCGAAGCAGAGCAACGTTCCCGAGGAGCTCGCCTCGCTCGCGGCCGAGACCGTCGCAGGGGCCGAAACGCCCATCGAGCAGGTGCGCGCGCTCGAGACGTTCTTCGCCGAGGGGGGCTTCTTCAGCCACGGCCTCGAGGGTGAGGTGCTGTCGCGGGCCGGGCACACCGCCGAGCGCATCTCGACGCTCGTCGGCGGCGACCAGATGATCGGCGACGACGAGCAGTACGCGGTCGCGATGGCTCTGCTGGCGCGCGAGGTCGGCATCCCGGCCCGCGTCGTCATGGGGTATTACCCCGACGAGGAGGACGCGGACGACGCCGAGTTCGCCGCGACGGGCGACGACGTGCACGCCTGGGTCGAGGTGAACTTCGAGAAGTTCGGCTGGCTCCCCTTCAACCCGACGCCGCCCGAGGACAAGGTCCCGAACGACCAGAACACGAAGCCGAAGGTCGATCCCAAGCCGCAGGTGCTCCAGCCGCCGCCTCCGCCGCAGGAGCCGGTCGACCTGCCGCCGACGCTGCCCGACGACCGCAAGGGCGAAGACGAGTCGCTGAACATCCTCGGCATCCTCGGGGTGATCCTCGCCGTCGGCGGGATCTCGCTGGCGATCATCGCGCTGCTGGCGTCGCCGTTCATCGTGATCGGCGCGTGGAAGGCAGCCCGGCGTCGGTCGCGGCGCAACGCGGCGCGTGCCTCCGATCGCATCAGCGGGGGCTGGAACGAGCTGACCGACCGCGCCGTCGACTACGGCGCGCGCATCGCCCCCGGCGGCACGCGCGCCGAGGAGGCCGTCACCGTGGCGTCGACCCTCACCCTGCCCGAGGTGACGGCGCTCGCCGCACGAGCCGACTCCGAGGTGTTCGGACCCGACGAGCCGACGCCCGAGGACGTCGAGGCGTTCTGGGCGGAGGTCGACGGCATCGTCGGCGGCCTCGGCAAGGAGGCCGGGTTCTGGAAGCGCATGAAGGCGCGACTGAGCCTGCGCTCGCTCCTCGGGGGCACGGCCATCGCCGGCGGCCTGCAGAGTCTCCGCGATGCCGCGGCCGCGCGTGTGCGCCGTGAACCTGGCACCATCGAGAGCAGCACTGACACGACGTCCACCTCAGCCGAGAGCGAGGCATCATGA
- a CDS encoding RDD family protein, which yields MTTVAFDSMAPISRRAIAYLIDALIAGGIAVVGTIVLAVVAAMTRPIENLLIVLPVGYGVLLLVLLAWLLVYTRMQVGGGSIGMRAQGVRLVSTDGTPLGYGRALLRNVIFGLAAGIVVGYFTPLFDGSGRFQGWHDKVAGSLVVDARRAAPPSDAAPATSAMPVAAPASSPAAQPTIPGIPVPSPAASFAPPVPPVPPVPPVQPTPAPAAGAPTVDTTIPAASAAPVVDPASSAPVPAAPVAAEGSVIAYVPGVSRPEPAAPAQPAGPAGHAPEPAAPVAASAPPVPASAPPVPASAPTAADDIEDTRISIPGHRLVFTWDDGTKVPVSRRTIFGRNPAPEDGAVLMPVRDETLSLSKTHFEAAADTSGGWVLDRHSTNGTTIVRDGQRIACPPGQRVPVRLGDAIEIGDRIVTIGGYA from the coding sequence ATGACCACGGTCGCCTTCGACAGCATGGCGCCGATCTCGCGGCGCGCCATCGCGTACCTCATCGATGCCCTGATCGCGGGCGGCATCGCCGTGGTCGGCACCATCGTGCTGGCCGTCGTCGCGGCGATGACACGGCCGATCGAGAATCTCCTCATCGTGCTGCCCGTCGGGTACGGCGTGCTGCTGCTCGTGCTGCTCGCGTGGCTGCTCGTCTACACGCGCATGCAGGTCGGCGGCGGCTCGATCGGCATGCGCGCTCAGGGGGTGCGCCTCGTGTCGACCGACGGCACACCGCTGGGGTACGGCAGGGCGCTGCTGCGCAACGTGATCTTCGGTCTCGCGGCAGGCATCGTCGTCGGGTACTTCACGCCGCTGTTCGACGGAAGCGGACGTTTCCAGGGATGGCACGACAAGGTCGCCGGCTCCCTCGTCGTGGACGCGAGGCGAGCAGCTCCGCCGTCGGATGCCGCGCCCGCGACGTCGGCGATGCCGGTGGCGGCGCCCGCCTCGTCCCCGGCCGCGCAGCCGACGATCCCCGGCATCCCGGTGCCGTCCCCCGCGGCGTCGTTCGCACCGCCCGTTCCGCCGGTTCCGCCTGTTCCGCCTGTCCAGCCGACGCCCGCGCCCGCTGCAGGGGCGCCGACGGTCGACACGACCATCCCTGCGGCGTCTGCGGCTCCGGTCGTCGACCCGGCATCCTCCGCCCCGGTGCCTGCAGCACCCGTGGCGGCGGAGGGCTCGGTCATCGCATATGTGCCCGGCGTCAGCAGGCCTGAACCGGCGGCGCCCGCGCAGCCGGCGGGGCCGGCTGGTCATGCTCCGGAACCGGCCGCCCCGGTCGCGGCATCCGCGCCTCCGGTCCCCGCGTCCGCGCCTCCGGTCCCTGCGTCCGCGCCGACGGCTGCGGACGACATCGAGGACACCCGGATCAGCATCCCTGGCCATCGTCTGGTCTTCACATGGGATGACGGCACCAAGGTGCCCGTGTCTCGCCGCACGATCTTCGGCCGCAACCCCGCCCCCGAAGACGGCGCGGTGCTCATGCCCGTGCGGGACGAGACGCTGTCGCTCTCGAAGACGCACTTCGAGGCGGCCGCCGATACGTCCGGGGGCTGGGTGCTCGATCGGCACTCCACCAACGGCACCACCATCGTCCGCGACGGCCAGCGCATCGCGTGCCCTCCGGGGCAGCGCGTGCCGGTGCGGCTGGGCGACGCGATCGAGATCGGCGACCGCATCGTCACGATCGGCGGCTACGCGTGA
- a CDS encoding PP2C family protein-serine/threonine phosphatase has product MRPGLIVSSGSATHPGLRRALNEDAFLASAPVFIVADGMGGHEAGERASATVIEEFAFYIGRTALELDDVRAALERAREGVEHLSTSGNGRAGTTLSGVVIASVDGMGYWLALNIGDSRTYRLADGELEQITVDHSVVQELIESGELTPEEAATDRRRNIITRAIGASSTGDADYWLFPAERGDRILVCSDGLTAELTDARIREILATTPDPQQAADALVSDALGAGGRDNITVVVADAVSVASRPGTLLDTETHIDMDTRPREAAGGVR; this is encoded by the coding sequence GTGAGACCCGGCCTGATCGTCAGCAGCGGGTCGGCGACGCACCCGGGGCTGCGGCGCGCGCTCAACGAAGACGCGTTCCTCGCGAGCGCACCCGTCTTCATCGTCGCCGACGGCATGGGCGGACACGAGGCGGGGGAGCGCGCCAGCGCGACGGTCATCGAGGAGTTCGCGTTCTACATCGGCCGCACCGCCCTCGAGCTCGACGACGTCAGGGCGGCGCTCGAACGGGCGCGGGAAGGCGTCGAGCATCTGTCGACCTCGGGCAACGGCCGGGCGGGGACGACCTTGAGCGGCGTGGTCATCGCCTCGGTCGACGGCATGGGCTACTGGCTGGCGCTGAACATCGGCGACTCGCGCACCTATCGCCTCGCCGACGGCGAGCTGGAGCAGATCACCGTCGATCATTCCGTGGTGCAGGAGCTCATCGAGTCCGGCGAACTGACCCCGGAAGAGGCCGCGACCGACCGCCGCCGCAACATCATCACGCGCGCGATCGGGGCGAGCAGCACGGGCGACGCCGACTACTGGCTGTTCCCCGCCGAGCGGGGCGACCGCATCCTGGTCTGCTCCGATGGACTGACCGCGGAGCTCACCGACGCACGCATCCGTGAGATCCTGGCCACGACGCCGGATCCGCAGCAGGCAGCCGACGCCCTCGTGTCGGACGCGCTCGGGGCGGGCGGGCGCGACAACATCACCGTCGTCGTGGCGGATGCCGTGTCGGTCGCATCGCGGCCCGGCACGCTGCTCGACACGGAGACGCACATCGACATGGACACACGTCCGCGTGAAGCAGCAGGAGGGGTTCGCTGA
- a CDS encoding FHA domain-containing protein, which produces MQTIYRPGEWYLIVIPGALVALPPDVPGEVVARLWDRLPAEKTLATVIDVLTTQAGGSFAALPPFAAAVAEGADVRLALRGGVAARVSGGTDAAQDYSGSEVTTWSERFVGGATRVEITVEESDAASALPVQSGVVRAAAVSAELEAGDADPLVAVLGPAPLLEQSATTGFSAAALAGAVAPPLARFGTRGDAASLDSVEQDESVEPAVPAEPDAPGGTAAAESVDPAADAAADDAVAAPEPPDEPAPVDEPAPVDEPAPVDEPAPVDEPASVDEPAPADEPADSAEHDALLDEGITLIPTETLAPLSEEDEFEQLFGETVHSASSVGVPPPPPLPGAVQGDHDGATISSAQLRALRQQPPVGDDAPTAVLPVVSGSVGRIRFSTGQVVTLDRTVIIGRRPRSTRASGENLPHLVAVESPQQDISRSHLEVRPEGDTVVVIDLHTTNGSTLLRPGADPVRLHPGEQTLVLSGDVVDLGDGVTLVFEDLP; this is translated from the coding sequence ATGCAGACGATCTACCGGCCGGGGGAGTGGTACCTGATCGTGATCCCCGGCGCACTCGTGGCGCTCCCGCCCGACGTTCCGGGAGAGGTGGTGGCGCGACTGTGGGACCGCCTTCCCGCCGAGAAGACCCTGGCCACGGTGATCGACGTGCTCACCACGCAGGCCGGCGGGTCGTTCGCGGCGCTGCCGCCGTTCGCCGCCGCCGTGGCTGAAGGTGCAGACGTGCGCCTCGCCCTGCGCGGGGGAGTCGCCGCGCGGGTGAGCGGAGGGACGGATGCCGCGCAGGACTACTCCGGCTCGGAGGTCACCACGTGGAGCGAACGATTCGTCGGCGGCGCCACGCGGGTCGAGATCACCGTCGAGGAGTCGGATGCCGCATCCGCGCTCCCCGTGCAGTCGGGTGTCGTGCGTGCCGCGGCCGTCAGTGCGGAGCTCGAGGCCGGAGACGCCGACCCGCTCGTCGCGGTGCTCGGTCCTGCGCCGCTGCTGGAGCAGTCGGCGACGACAGGGTTCTCGGCCGCGGCGCTCGCCGGAGCCGTCGCGCCCCCGCTGGCCCGTTTCGGTACGAGGGGTGACGCCGCCTCTCTCGATTCGGTCGAGCAGGATGAGTCGGTCGAGCCCGCGGTGCCGGCTGAGCCGGACGCGCCGGGTGGAACCGCCGCGGCGGAGAGCGTCGATCCGGCGGCGGATGCCGCTGCTGATGACGCCGTCGCCGCTCCGGAGCCGCCGGACGAACCGGCGCCTGTCGACGAGCCCGCGCCCGTGGACGAGCCGGCGCCTGTGGACGAGCCCGCGCCTGTGGACGAGCCCGCGTCCGTTGATGAACCTGCGCCTGCGGACGAGCCCGCCGACTCGGCGGAGCACGACGCCCTCCTCGACGAGGGGATCACGCTCATCCCCACCGAGACTCTCGCGCCGCTGTCGGAGGAGGACGAGTTCGAGCAGCTGTTCGGTGAGACCGTCCATTCCGCGTCGAGCGTGGGTGTCCCGCCGCCTCCGCCGCTTCCCGGCGCCGTGCAGGGCGACCACGACGGCGCCACGATCTCGAGCGCCCAGCTGCGCGCTCTGCGGCAGCAGCCGCCCGTCGGCGACGACGCGCCCACCGCGGTGCTCCCTGTCGTCAGCGGGTCGGTCGGTCGCATCCGGTTCTCCACCGGCCAGGTCGTCACGCTCGATCGCACGGTCATCATCGGACGCAGGCCGAGGTCGACGCGTGCGAGCGGCGAGAACCTGCCGCACCTCGTGGCCGTGGAGAGCCCGCAGCAGGACATCTCGCGCAGCCACCTCGAGGTGCGCCCCGAGGGCGACACCGTGGTGGTCATCGACCTGCACACCACGAACGGCTCCACGCTGCTGCGACCGGGGGCCGACCCCGTGCGCCTGCACCCCGGCGAGCAGACGCTCGTGCTGTCGGGTGACGTCGTCGACCTGGGAGACGGCGTGACGCTCGTCTTCGAGGACCTGCCGTGA
- a CDS encoding serine/threonine-protein kinase: MSRRPSPPPQLPGFTYVEPLGTGGFADVFLYEQQMPRRRVAVKVLLADRLSSGAAKEFADEANVMAMLSTHPAIVTIYQAGVAGDGRPYLVMEYCPRPNLQLRARKEPFSVAEALRVGVQVAGAVETAHRAGVLHRDIKPANILVTEYNRPALTDFGIASTTGATGEASGMSIPWSPPESFAEPPQSGPRTDVWALGATLYTLLAGRSPFERPGERNSSADLIERIERAALPPLGRPDSPASLQRVLERAMAKNPDDRFPSAVAFARALQKVQIELSHSVTPIDIVDEHPPADEREDDGDGLTRVREIVSIDPEASALTRPSATTQPKGPAFAPPESPRFESPAPVAPSAFEQTQIRVPSAMSQGAGSDADERTILRAPVVVTPDAAAPAPSAPSVTPSSEGAVGAQARPSRRTGLWVGLGAAAAVLVVAAVVGLNALAAGLAPEPEATPESPEPQDVVSDVVPKVGELTGSRTGDQVSFTWVNKAPLDGDSYIWNVVNVSGEVDPQQSTEPAAHFTAGPGTVCIDVMLRRDDGRASEPARGCVE; this comes from the coding sequence GTGAGCCGCCGCCCCTCACCCCCGCCCCAGCTTCCCGGATTCACCTACGTCGAGCCGCTCGGCACGGGCGGGTTCGCCGATGTCTTCCTCTACGAGCAGCAGATGCCGCGTCGCCGGGTGGCGGTGAAGGTGCTCCTCGCCGACCGTCTCTCCAGCGGCGCGGCGAAGGAGTTCGCCGACGAGGCCAACGTCATGGCGATGCTGTCCACGCACCCGGCCATCGTCACGATCTATCAGGCGGGCGTCGCCGGCGACGGCCGGCCCTACCTCGTGATGGAGTACTGCCCCCGACCGAATCTGCAGCTGCGCGCCCGCAAGGAGCCGTTCTCGGTCGCCGAAGCGCTGCGCGTCGGGGTGCAGGTGGCGGGTGCGGTCGAGACAGCGCACAGGGCCGGCGTGCTGCACCGCGACATCAAGCCCGCGAACATCCTCGTCACCGAGTACAACCGCCCCGCGCTGACCGACTTCGGCATCGCCTCGACGACGGGGGCGACGGGCGAGGCATCCGGCATGTCGATCCCGTGGTCGCCGCCCGAGTCGTTCGCCGAGCCGCCGCAGAGCGGTCCGCGCACCGACGTGTGGGCGCTGGGCGCCACGCTGTACACGCTCCTCGCGGGGCGTTCCCCGTTCGAGCGTCCGGGTGAGCGCAACTCCAGCGCCGACCTCATCGAGCGCATCGAGCGCGCGGCCCTCCCTCCTCTGGGTCGCCCCGACTCGCCCGCGAGCCTGCAGCGCGTGCTCGAGCGGGCGATGGCCAAGAACCCCGACGACAGGTTCCCCAGCGCCGTCGCGTTCGCCCGGGCGCTGCAGAAGGTCCAGATCGAGCTCTCGCACTCGGTGACTCCGATCGACATCGTCGACGAGCATCCGCCGGCGGATGAGCGTGAGGACGACGGCGACGGCCTCACGCGCGTGCGCGAGATCGTCAGCATCGATCCCGAGGCCTCCGCCCTCACGCGTCCGTCGGCCACGACGCAGCCGAAGGGGCCCGCGTTCGCGCCGCCCGAGTCGCCGCGATTCGAGTCGCCCGCACCGGTCGCGCCGTCGGCGTTCGAGCAGACCCAGATCCGGGTGCCGTCGGCGATGTCGCAGGGCGCAGGCTCGGATGCCGATGAGCGCACGATCCTGCGCGCCCCGGTCGTCGTCACGCCGGATGCCGCGGCACCTGCCCCGTCCGCGCCTTCCGTGACCCCGTCGTCGGAGGGTGCGGTCGGTGCCCAGGCCAGACCTTCGCGTCGAACGGGTCTCTGGGTGGGACTCGGAGCGGCGGCGGCGGTGCTCGTCGTGGCCGCGGTGGTGGGGCTCAACGCGCTGGCTGCCGGGCTCGCGCCCGAGCCGGAGGCGACGCCCGAGAGTCCGGAGCCGCAAGACGTGGTGTCGGACGTCGTGCCGAAGGTCGGCGAGCTCACCGGCAGTCGCACGGGCGATCAGGTGTCGTTCACCTGGGTCAACAAGGCACCGCTCGACGGAGACTCCTACATCTGGAACGTGGTGAATGTGTCGGGCGAGGTGGATCCGCAGCAGTCGACGGAGCCGGCCGCGCACTTCACGGCAGGTCCGGGTACTGTCTGCATCGATGTGATGCTCCGGCGCGATGACGGTCGTGCGTCGGAGCCGGCGAGGGGATGCGTGGAATGA
- a CDS encoding RDD family protein yields MIWEIDDHAPVVEGIDAHGRPDPSYAAALGLIPARTGARVLAALIEWVVGVLIALPAIIALTPVLAGIVNGTDDPGSFFARKDLVWLIVAFAVSQGLMLAYLIVQLILHGRRGVTLGKAICGIRSVNVRTLERPGFWRGAVVRYVVACASLIIPLIGPLLVVALSPFFDVEKRGRGWLDLAAATWFVDARRGLNPYDQKRMRIARKRVKTPEIEDQAPLPSLATPVDRDAPAEYVPSARLSGGVIGAHRAAPPAGAPAPASSVPSLVSAVPPSLATGAAGPTPGGAAPGAGSPFAPAPSAPAPFTPPDIAPVVPASAAAPAPAAEPAPAAASAPVPASAPASAPVSAPASAPAPAAAPAPAPAPAAPEQAPPSAPAPSDPSIRAVLVLDTGQRIEVRSTTLLGRSPSAAAGEGDTQLVRVFDDTRSVSKTHIAVMPARRGVFVVDRASTNGSAVVRDGSETALAPGHPAELRIGDVVRFGDRTLRVEWA; encoded by the coding sequence GTGATCTGGGAGATCGACGATCACGCGCCCGTGGTCGAGGGGATCGACGCGCACGGACGGCCTGACCCCTCGTACGCCGCGGCCCTCGGGCTGATTCCGGCGCGCACGGGAGCCCGCGTGCTCGCCGCGCTGATCGAGTGGGTCGTCGGGGTCCTCATCGCGCTGCCGGCGATCATCGCGCTCACGCCGGTGCTGGCAGGGATCGTGAACGGGACGGATGACCCCGGTTCCTTCTTCGCCCGCAAGGATCTCGTCTGGCTCATCGTGGCCTTCGCGGTTTCGCAGGGGCTCATGCTGGCGTACCTGATCGTGCAGCTCATCCTGCACGGCCGTAGGGGAGTCACGCTCGGCAAGGCGATCTGCGGCATCCGCTCCGTCAACGTGCGCACGCTGGAGCGCCCGGGCTTCTGGCGGGGCGCCGTCGTGCGATACGTGGTCGCCTGCGCCTCGCTGATCATCCCGCTCATCGGCCCCCTCCTCGTCGTGGCGCTCTCCCCGTTCTTCGATGTCGAGAAGCGCGGGCGCGGATGGCTCGACCTGGCCGCCGCGACCTGGTTCGTCGACGCACGCCGTGGATTGAACCCCTACGACCAGAAGCGCATGCGCATCGCGCGCAAACGGGTCAAGACGCCGGAGATCGAGGATCAGGCGCCGCTGCCGTCGCTGGCGACGCCGGTCGACCGCGACGCGCCCGCCGAGTACGTGCCGAGCGCGCGCCTGTCTGGCGGCGTGATCGGCGCGCACCGCGCCGCACCGCCTGCGGGAGCACCCGCTCCCGCTTCGTCGGTGCCGTCGCTCGTCTCGGCGGTGCCGCCCTCGCTCGCGACCGGTGCTGCTGGGCCCACGCCCGGAGGCGCGGCCCCCGGTGCCGGGTCGCCGTTCGCTCCGGCTCCCTCCGCGCCCGCGCCGTTCACACCTCCGGACATCGCGCCGGTCGTGCCCGCGTCGGCGGCTGCGCCCGCACCGGCGGCTGAGCCGGCACCGGCGGCTGCGTCCGCACCGGTACCCGCGTCGGCGCCGGCATCCGCACCGGTATCCGCACCGGCGTCTGCCCCCGCCCCGGCCGCCGCCCCCGCCCCGGCCCCGGCGCCTGCCGCACCGGAGCAGGCGCCGCCATCTGCGCCCGCACCGTCCGATCCGAGCATCCGTGCGGTGCTCGTGCTCGACACGGGGCAGCGCATCGAGGTGCGCAGTACGACGCTCCTCGGGCGCTCGCCGAGCGCCGCGGCAGGCGAGGGCGACACCCAGCTGGTGCGCGTGTTCGACGACACCCGCTCGGTCTCGAAGACGCACATCGCCGTGATGCCGGCACGGCGCGGCGTCTTCGTCGTCGACAGGGCATCGACCAACGGCAGCGCCGTGGTGCGAGACGGCTCCGAGACCGCCCTTGCACCGGGGCACCCGGCCGAGCTGCGCATCGGCGATGTCGTGCGCTTCGGTGACCGCACGCTCCGGGTCGAATGGGCATGA